The following coding sequences lie in one Erwinia amylovora genomic window:
- the tal gene encoding transaldolase, protein MTDKLSSLRQVTTVVADTGDIAAMKLYKPQDATTNPSLILSAAQIPEYRKLIDASVAWARDQSSNKDEQVSYAADRLAVNIGLEILKLVPGRISTEVDARLSYDTEGSIAKARSLIKLYNDAGISNDRILIKLASTWQGIRAAEQLEKEGINCNLTLLFSFAQARACAEAGAFLISPFVGRILDWYKANTDKKEYAGNEDPGVISVSEIYQYYKQHGYETVVMGASFRNVGEIVELAGCDRLTISPALLKELAETEGSIERKLSYSGEVKARPAKMTESEFLWQHNQDPMAVQKLAEGIRNFAVDQSKLDKMIADLL, encoded by the coding sequence ATGACGGACAAATTATCCTCCTTGCGTCAAGTCACTACCGTTGTTGCTGATACCGGCGACATTGCGGCGATGAAACTCTATAAGCCTCAGGATGCCACCACAAATCCTTCTCTGATCCTGAGCGCGGCACAGATCCCTGAATACCGTAAGCTGATCGACGCCTCCGTGGCATGGGCGCGCGACCAGAGCAGTAATAAAGATGAGCAGGTGTCTTACGCCGCTGACCGTCTGGCCGTTAACATCGGTCTTGAGATCCTGAAGCTGGTGCCTGGCCGTATTTCCACGGAGGTGGATGCGCGCTTGTCCTACGATACCGAAGGCAGCATCGCCAAAGCGCGTAGCCTGATCAAACTGTATAACGATGCCGGCATCAGCAATGATCGCATCCTGATCAAGCTGGCGTCCACCTGGCAGGGGATCCGTGCCGCTGAACAGCTGGAAAAAGAAGGCATCAACTGTAACCTGACGCTGCTGTTCTCCTTCGCCCAGGCGCGCGCCTGTGCTGAAGCGGGCGCTTTTCTGATCTCCCCGTTTGTTGGCCGCATCCTTGACTGGTATAAAGCCAATACCGATAAGAAAGAGTACGCGGGCAATGAAGATCCCGGCGTGATTTCTGTCAGCGAAATCTACCAGTACTACAAGCAGCACGGCTATGAGACCGTGGTGATGGGCGCCAGCTTCCGTAATGTGGGAGAGATCGTCGAACTGGCTGGCTGTGACCGTCTGACTATCTCCCCGGCTCTGCTGAAAGAGTTGGCGGAAACCGAAGGCAGCATTGAGCGTAAGCTCTCTTACAGCGGTGAAGTAAAGGCGCGTCCGGCGAAAATGACCGAGTCCGAATTCTTGTGGCAGCATAATCAGGACCCAATGGCGGTACAGAAACTGGCTGAAGGCATCCGTAACTTTGCCGTCGACCAGAGCAAACTGGATAAGATGATTGCTGATTTACTCTGA
- a CDS encoding acyltransferase family protein: MTASQGWSKELEGLRGIASLWVLLGHISLLVNFHIKLISSPGIGVDLFILLSGYLMAKNYIERKDREPWNKAETIRKFWIRRFFRIAPLYYTLLVFAICFGPWLGEMRDIISQYSPGSATEASRYSDQSLSNILTHVTFIFGVLPEYGFNTALPDWSIGLEMQFYLLFPFIMLIAGRFGYARSLLAIMLLCIIGKFIFRDYYEAFPMPSFIFIKLNIFLSGMLLAEAVRSKSLLHLLFALAGPAASVFIAAEVMKLQIVMEVLMILFMALILWKHPEGSKLTSFIWWPRKILNNRFSAWLGDVSYSVYLLHLLIVIPTIALLLTHWNLNGYSPLLRFSIVCAVVIPPVYLLSTVLYHLIEKNGIRLGKYLLSPRSRRLEASEN, encoded by the coding sequence ATGACGGCATCGCAAGGATGGTCAAAAGAGCTGGAAGGGCTGAGAGGGATAGCTTCTCTGTGGGTTCTGCTGGGGCATATTAGTTTGCTGGTCAATTTCCATATAAAACTTATCTCTTCGCCTGGGATCGGTGTCGATCTGTTCATTCTTCTTTCTGGCTATTTGATGGCTAAGAATTATATCGAACGCAAGGATAGAGAACCGTGGAATAAAGCAGAAACAATAAGAAAATTCTGGATTCGCCGATTTTTTCGCATCGCACCGCTTTATTATACATTATTAGTATTCGCTATCTGCTTTGGCCCATGGCTGGGTGAAATGCGGGACATTATCTCACAGTATTCCCCCGGTTCTGCTACTGAAGCGTCGCGATATTCAGATCAGTCCTTGTCTAATATTCTTACTCACGTCACCTTCATATTCGGCGTCTTACCTGAATACGGGTTTAACACCGCCCTTCCCGACTGGAGCATTGGCCTGGAGATGCAGTTCTATCTGCTGTTCCCCTTCATTATGCTGATAGCGGGGCGTTTCGGCTATGCCCGTAGCCTGCTGGCTATTATGTTGCTGTGCATCATAGGGAAATTTATATTCCGCGATTACTATGAAGCTTTTCCGATGCCTTCGTTTATCTTCATCAAGCTGAATATCTTCCTCTCCGGCATGCTGCTGGCTGAAGCCGTTCGTAGTAAATCACTCCTGCACCTTTTATTTGCTCTGGCAGGTCCGGCTGCCAGCGTATTTATTGCAGCGGAGGTGATGAAGCTTCAAATAGTGATGGAAGTGCTGATGATATTATTTATGGCGCTCATCCTCTGGAAACATCCTGAAGGAAGCAAACTGACGTCATTCATTTGGTGGCCCAGAAAAATCCTTAATAATCGTTTTAGTGCCTGGCTGGGAGATGTCTCATACTCGGTGTATTTGCTCCACCTGCTAATTGTTATTCCGACTATCGCCCTGCTGCTTACACACTGGAACTTAAATGGATATAGCCCCTTGTTACGCTTTTCCATCGTTTGCGCCGTCGTTATTCCGCCTGTTTACCTGCTATCCACCGTGCTTTACCATTTGATTGAAAAAAATGGGATCCGGCTTGGGAAATATCTCCTTTCTCCTCGCAGTCGCCGGCTTGAAGCTTCTGAAAACTGA
- the mog gene encoding molybdopterin adenylyltransferase, giving the protein MNKLRIGLISVSDRAANGIYQDRGLPLLEEWLEQALISPFEIEKRLVPDEQPMIEQAICELVDERFCHLVLTTGGTGPARRDVTPDATLAIADREMPGFGEQMRQISLNFVPTAILSRQVAVIRKQSLVINLPGQPKSIKETLEGLKDEQGHSLVAGIFASVPYCIQLLEGPYIETDPQAVVAFRPKSARRETKS; this is encoded by the coding sequence ATGAACAAATTACGCATAGGACTGATTTCCGTGTCCGATCGAGCCGCCAACGGCATTTACCAGGATCGGGGCTTACCGCTGCTGGAAGAGTGGCTGGAGCAGGCGCTGATATCGCCATTTGAAATCGAAAAACGTCTGGTGCCTGACGAGCAGCCGATGATTGAGCAGGCGATCTGCGAACTGGTCGATGAGCGGTTCTGTCATTTGGTGTTGACCACCGGCGGAACCGGCCCGGCGCGGCGCGATGTGACCCCGGATGCCACGCTGGCCATTGCCGACCGTGAAATGCCCGGCTTCGGTGAGCAGATGCGGCAAATTAGCCTGAACTTCGTCCCCACCGCGATCCTGTCACGCCAGGTGGCGGTGATACGTAAACAGTCGCTGGTGATTAATCTGCCCGGGCAGCCAAAGTCGATCAAAGAAACGCTGGAAGGTCTGAAAGACGAGCAGGGCCACAGTCTGGTAGCGGGAATATTTGCCAGCGTGCCTTACTGCATCCAGCTGCTGGAAGGGCCGTACATTGAGACCGACCCGCAAGCAGTAGTCGCATTTCGCCCTAAAAGCGCCCGCCGCGAGACAAAAAGCTGA